A window from Terriglobales bacterium encodes these proteins:
- a CDS encoding contact-dependent growth inhibition system immunity protein, which produces MKRRGPAQTSRPLNPADYPHLSEFLRGYLNQDVLLEYGSPTAAATAFRRDADASQLRALQDELKRFENAVQTMSLEEMNALLSQLGSSWIFQSRDEFRSLSRTLLKKSPQQLPGGFGL; this is translated from the coding sequence ATGAAGCGCCGAGGTCCCGCCCAGACTTCACGACCACTGAATCCAGCCGACTATCCACATCTCAGCGAGTTTCTTCGCGGCTACCTGAACCAGGATGTGTTGCTTGAATATGGCAGTCCGACAGCAGCTGCCACAGCCTTTCGCCGTGATGCCGATGCCTCTCAGCTCCGCGCTCTTCAGGATGAGCTCAAGCGTTTTGAGAACGCGGTCCAAACCATGTCCCTGGAAGAGATGAATGCTCTGTTGTCGCAGCTCGGCAGCTCGTGGATTTTTCAGTCGCGGGATGAATTTCGCAGCCTGTCTCGAACTCTCCTCAAGAAATCGCCGCAGCAATTACCAGGCGGGTTCGGGCTTTGA
- a CDS encoding RNase A-like domain-containing protein: protein MPDRQRLHALVLVVLIGLGCNKPPSSLTGDHSTWMPSGTAKPSVSRNRHDLSIDEARGGHTLKRHVGRTDDELRDRLAREPITAASTYTDRAAAESSVGEALAADRDRVERWLRRSGGHPNLVLDYDGDPQHPIGSVLNRGAATSVPCSHAVVVLRWAGPDDYYVLTSYPECRS from the coding sequence ATGCCGGATCGCCAGCGCCTTCATGCCCTTGTGCTGGTTGTGCTAATTGGCCTGGGCTGCAATAAACCGCCCTCGAGTCTTACAGGCGATCACTCGACGTGGATGCCATCCGGCACTGCCAAGCCCTCGGTCTCCCGCAATCGTCACGATCTGAGCATTGACGAGGCGCGCGGTGGCCATACCCTCAAACGCCATGTCGGCCGCACCGACGACGAACTTCGAGACCGCCTGGCCCGCGAGCCGATCACTGCCGCTTCCACTTACACTGATCGCGCTGCTGCAGAATCATCGGTGGGCGAGGCTCTGGCGGCTGATCGCGACCGCGTTGAACGCTGGCTGCGGCGCTCGGGTGGTCATCCAAATCTGGTGCTTGATTATGACGGTGACCCCCAGCATCCTATCGGAAGCGTGTTGAACCGAGGCGCGGCCACGTCAGTTCCTTGCTCGCACGCCGTGGTGGTACTGAGGTGGGCGGGACCTGATGACTACTATGTTCTGACCAGCTATCCGGAGTGCCGATCATGA